Below is a window of Uloborus diversus isolate 005 chromosome 3, Udiv.v.3.1, whole genome shotgun sequence DNA.
tttgtgcGCTAGGAATTGCTGTCAAATACATTTTCTTTGATATTGATCACATGAATTCAGAATCATTATTTGAGGTAAATGTTAGCTGTTCTTATAGTTACACAGATCTGTTCTTTTATATTGTATCATGTTGTAATTTCTAAGTCTACTAACTTTAAAACTATTCATTAGGCATTAAAATCTATGATTGATTAGGATAACAAGTAAAGTTTTTAtaaccagaagaaaaaaaaaaatttgacctaTCAGCAGGTGGTTCAAAACATATTTGAACCCcagcaatattaaatttaatgatgTAGATATGCTTATCAATCAGAAATGTATGGCTATGAAGCAGatgttttgtgttatttttctaaattaaaaattaatgtttttgtgcTTTCAAAACAGCTGTATTAACTTGAATATTTGTTCAACTTCAAAATAAGTAATTTGAGTTAGGTTATTCGAATTAAGATTAAGCTAGCTCCGTTGAAGATGCATTAGATTAAATTTACAATTCTGCTTAATTGTATATTCTTGATGCTATACAAGATAAGTTAGGAACATCGCTGTATTTGTAAGACTTTCAAATGTTGTTAATGTTCCTGTAAATTTTCAGCGGTTTACATTACATATTAATAGCAACTTtctgtttttttgaatttattcctTGGATTTTGATTTTTAGTAATGCTTATAAGAAACTTGTAATGCAATTCTTTTCACATATATGTTTTTATGCAATCAACTTTGAGTttgatacataaaatatttttttaatgatttattggTAATCTGTACTTAAGTTAGTttatactacttttaattttttttttttttaattttactgaaactgtttatttttaattatgtatgCGTGTGGGTGTACATTACAAAAGCCTTGCATCCATAGTAGACTCATACTGGTTGAAAGTGGTACACATATGTCAACAGTTACGATGAAGAACTATGTAATTACTGTTGAGTTGAACTTACCTGTTTCTTTGCAGTTACAGTCAATGTAGTATACTTGAAATTCTAATATTTTGTTCATTTCACTTGAACAAATACTTTTACAGCATTTCTTATAATGGTGAATTTATTTGAAGTTAGCTTATTCTAATTAAGGTTTCTCAAAATTAACTGTTTATATTTTCTGTTTGCGTCACCTCTATCCAAAATAAAGACTACTATTATAAAGCAAACAGTTAGTGAAACTTATTGAAACCATAATTTTAGGGTACACAAATTCacttcatttgtaaaaaaatttaaaatttttcttgctTCTACTTGACCAGTATGATAGAGTTTAATTGAATAATGCCTGTAGGCTTTTGAATCAAGTACTTTgcaagttattaattttttttattatattacttCAGACTTTATATATATTATTGATTTTCGATGAAATAGCATGGAATGTAACTCTCTTTTTGAGATTAACTTCATATCAAGCATGGTTTATGCatgcaaatatttcaaaaagagCTCTTACTGCATTATTGATGGCATTTGGAATGTATAAGTgatagttcaaaaataaaatgttctaattgttataaaatgtttttcttgttctCAAAACTTAAGAGAAATTTTGACTCAAAGAGCACCAAAACAAATTACACaaatatacaatttatttttcCTCTAGTTTGCAATCACACATTTTCAGATGTATAAAATGGTAGTTATAATGGCAAATACTATACAAAGTGCAGTCGTTTGAAAAACTTGGAATTTATATCCGGCATCGTTTCGACCTCAAAACTCGTCTTGTGTTGACTTCGGTTTTATGAATGGAACCAAATCCATTGCACCTGACTATCTTGGATGAAATGTCTTTTTGTGTTTCATTCACTTATGCGCATTTTTGTGTCTAGCGTGACCTTTCAGCAACTGCAGCAACTAAAGCTGCCCCTCGACCACTTCCATCTTCAGAAAGCATCAAGTCAAACTGAAAAAGAGACTCTTTAAGCCACAGAACAAATAAAACAGTACTTTTAAATTGTACCAAACTTATGTGGTATAACTATATACacttacaatatatatatatatatatatatatatatatatatatatatatatatatagtcatgTATTTAGTAACTTTTATTGCAAAAACTCTTCAATTTCTGTACTTATTAATGTATTTGTGAATATTTAATGAATGGAACTTTACTCTAAAATTAGAAGTTTGATGTTTAttctcaaatatttcaattatctTTGTATTTATGAATAAAAGCCAATTAAGTGTTTGGCGttctttttatttctcattcTTCTCAACAAAATAATCCTTCCATGGATTTAAATATTGGTGAGAATCCAATCCTTCACTTTTCCACAAATTACCATTTGTGTGCGCGTGTTTTTATCCCTAAAACCCTCCATAATACTTTCAgcctttaatatttttacttaatttgtttttatttttatctagtTTACTCACTTTATGATTAAATAGAATGTATATGTCACAGAAGCAAaatctcacttttttttgaacaagattAGGTTGTGGGAATAAAGTCAAGGAAAAAAGATGTCGAACTTTTCATTGATGTTACTTATGTTATACTTCCAAACTTATAATCATTAGCCGTAAAATTTCCGCATTTTAGCTGTTATGAGGCGCTAGTACAAATTATCGATGCATTTTGAAATccaattgcatccgcttctgttaGTTGCTCATTTTTATCTATTATACAATTTTCCGCTTAGACCCTTAGTAACTTTGTtataactatctttttttttaaatcttacttgTATTTCAATGTTGTATATTCTGTTAAAGACTTGCTCGCTCATCCTTTTACGACGCCCATTCAAAAATTTCTATGCAGGTGCACAGTTCGCAAAATTTAGCCTTAGCTAATTCCTCCCAGGCCAGGTGTATAGACAAAgtttatgaagattttaagaaaattaattttttttatagatatctAGACTGGCGATAGATTTTGAGAGTCTAGAAATTCTATTGTTCTCTGGAAAAAATTAGGCAAAAGATTGGAAAATAGTTCAATTATTCTAATGCAGGGATTATTTTCCGTctttctgaaaaatgtttttgaaaattgagcaTACAAAGTAGTTGCATCCAGTAGTAGAATTTATGAGACTAATTTTCGGGTTCATTATTGACACATTAAGTACTAGCTGACCCGTGCGAAGCATTCGCGCTTGACAGCGGTAATTCAAAACTCCAGTTTTTTCagcagtaattttttgaaatatagccCTTATGTGAATTGTTTGTTTATTGCTAGCTGATGgcagagaagaaaataaaatgatgccttacttttGTAGTTTTAGGAAGTACGAAGAAAGCACTcacaaaaaaagaggaaaaacatgcagtaataaattttcttttctgattttagtGCAAAAATACAACTGTGATTAAGAATCATGCGAAGAATTCAGATTATATACTCTTGGAAATTTGGATGAAGATTAACCCGATTAAAAAAGGTCGTTTAGAAACGACAAAACCCACAGTGGGATCAAACCAACTGAGCTATACATTAAAGCAATGccttataaatgtttttagaaaaaaattaacagaataaaccaATTTTTTTGACTAACTCAACGTGAGCTGTCTGTTTATTTTTCACCGCTGTCggcaaaaaattatctttaaaatgatgcattACATATGAAGTGAGAAGAATTATCGAGGAAGTTACGACAACGTCACAAAAGATACACCTGTGAGAAATAATGATTTCACACATTGAGATTTTCCCGGGTTAGCAGGAATGCATCATGACTAATATTTCGatgtttaattaaaatgtatcGAATGGTCATCTTTTGTTTATGATCCAAAATAGGTAGAGGATGTGAATTTCAACGTTTTCAAGACCAacgaaataaaaaagtaatttttgtttcctGTAACATCCATTCTCAAAGTCTTGTATTGTTCAGATGGAAAATTtctatttcctatattttttaacgtttttttttttttttagatttcttaTGTTTGTTGAAAAGAAATGTAAACTATATGTGTATTCATTTATCTATCTTACTTTGTAGTCTGGTTCTGtaagttcttcaatttttttctccattAAGTCATGAAAGTGAGGGTGGCATTTGTACACAGATCCATCTACTCCAACTGTAGTGTGTGGTCTTTTTATCTTATTTAAGATAGTGGCAACCGCTGAAATTTAAAATCTGGGTATTAAAGGAAGCCTGATTAAATtgtactaaaatttaaattatcttagCTAATTATGGCCAAACCTACCTGCTGAGACTAAAAATGCAGCTCGTGTAGATACTCTGGCACAAACCAGCTTCACATTATTACAGTCTAAATCCGTTGCGTATTCCAGTCCTAAAACGTTCAAGACGTTTCTTGTTTCGTCAAAAGAATTTCTCTGGTcactagaaaagaaaatcaatatgcATTTTAATTACTGGATGAGAATTCAAATAATGTAGTATTCATTTCAAATGTGTTTCTTGAAGAATAACATTTAAATTgcatgcctttttttttattcgtcaATTGTAGTACAATAATGTGCTTTAGTTTTCCATTTATCTGTAGTTAAAATAAATCTTCATTTCTCTGAACAAAAGTGCTGATAATAATGAATTCTGTCTATCCTtgtttttcctgaatttttagttttctgcATTTAAAACTCTCCTGATTAATTTAGAGCGAGTGTTTTCAGGATAAAAGAATCTCTTTCTCtaggaaatgaaaagaaaaagaagaaattttaaaattaaatttaaaaaccgaAAAAGcaatcttaatattttttgtttatttatttagaacacGTGATAGAAAAACATGCCTATAAGAAATTGAAAACTGCCTTCGTGTAAATTATAAAATATCAAGTAGAAAAAAGTGTATTTTGGGGCTGAATAATGTAAAGCATATAAAACCCAATGTACAGTAGCAAAGtggagaaaatgaaaaaagaaaaaaaaatgatctacGCTAAGGTAAAACAACTTacagaatttcatttttcttaaataccTATACATTTTACTTGCaacgaagaattttcttgtacagAATCTAATTTTTCATTCCGTTGTACTTAATGTTCTAGTTTTCTATGCGAAAATGTATATTATCAAAGGTAAATTTTCTTTGTTCCCAGAAAATTGGAATCCATACACTTTGTCATTTTGATACAAACAATTCAAGTGCAAATTCTAGTTACTTAGCGCCGAGCGGtttgttgaacaaaaaatatgtgATTGCTTTCGGATAAGCGAAGTGACGTGAGAGAATTTAAATTATATCGataaataatttgcattttttgtatacatttttatTATGATACTTACCTTTCAATCATTGATATGTATTTCGTCTTAAATGCATAAGGAGTCAAAAGTTGTGTTGAAAATTTTCCTCCAAAGAGCAAGCCGTCTCTTGTGAGTTTGACTAATACTTGGCGAGCAACTTCCCCCATGTACATTCCAGATATCATTTTTTCAAAcctataaaattcaaaaatcttacaaatacagttttaactatatattatttATGTTCTGTTTGAAgtaagatattttaataaaatgtcaaaatgtgCAAAACGCGCATGTACTCGTAGAGACACGGACTCATTTCTGTGAGAACATTAATTGGAACTGACAGTCAATGAATCTTTACAGCTGATCACCAAAACTGGAAAACATTTATGAATGTATGTTGGAAAAGCATCAAAATTCTTGGTTATATTTTATCTGTTGtctatacatatatgtattcataactgtaataaatataatttttcaaaccgCTCTtcataacaataaattaaattgttGAAGATGAATGTGAGTATGCCATGGTtattgggaggggggggtcaCACCTAGCTAAAACTTTTGCAGACTAAGATCTGCAATAGAGAACACAGCCATTGGCCattttgtaaactaaatattCCAGTGCACTCTAAAAATAATAACTGAAGCAGGGATGCCACCGGGGTGCGCTCATGACGCTGACTACAACattgaaatgaaattatactCGATATTTGTGgatcactttttgtttttttttggggggggggagcgccaTCGTTCATGGGGGATAGACATCCTTTGTTAAAGCTTCTACATTCTAATATCTGCAataaaaacaatcggccatctcgATGAAtaaatattccagcaatttatTCTTATAATTTAGCTCGTTATAATAACTAAAGCaggatataaaataattaaatatgagGGCAAGGAATTCGGAAAAAGCCCAAAGACATGGCAGAAGCAAACAAACTCGATTCGTGTAGTACATTCTGAGTAAACACCCAGTAAGGAAGATCAACATTTATCGGTTAATAGAGGTTcctacctggggggggggggggatcatggcgcatactgcgccattgaaatttttaggggggtgttttgagggtatTTCTCTTATTTTGGGGGCGGGCttttgctttggggggggggcttcgcAATATTTAGCGGGGTGCGCCCTTGCTGTTAGGAGGTGTGGTACTCTGTGGTAAATAACCGAAATGTAGTGATAAACAGGTTTTAAGCGGGTTACCAGAATTCCATATGGACGCATCCAGCGCGTAAAAGATGAATGACAGCTTAAAAAATatggaaatttgataaaaataacaaattgggTAAATGCAGTTGATGAATCAAAAACCGGGTAAAAATCGCTAAGAACGTGGAAATTCAATGAATAATTAGTGGAAGATTATTATCTTTGGATTTACCTTGCTAGAACCATGCGATGTCCTAGGGCTACAGAGCATTTAGCATATACAGCGCTCAATCTGCGGTGCCTAATCGTCCTAGACCGGATGGGATCCATAGCTAAAACAATCTATTACTATTGCTCACAGCTATAGTACCAATTGCACAACGCTTTATCGTAGCCTTTTTATGTCTAGTTATTTCTGAAACAAGTGTCTGTTCAAGATGTTCAGAAAATGCACATGCTAAGTTGACACAGGTAATTTCGTTCCTAGTGTGTTCTGTTCTTTTAGGATTTTACTCGTATTTGCCGTAGCATGGATTCTAATAATAGTTATAGAAGAAGTAACATTCactgtagtaaaaaatttttgcttCCACTTTCGAAACTGATGGCATAGTGCAAGATGGATTGGAATTAACACTTACAGCTGTTTTCCTGGATTGAGGGAAATCTTATCAACTTCTGCGTCATATTCTGTGCGAATAAAGTTGAGACAACCATCATCTCCAAATGCGCCCCATTCTGTATTTACAATTACTTGTCGAGGTTCAACTGTGTCTCCATCCCACAGATCGACATCGTTATCTAGTTTAGCCATATAGGGTCGACATTTTGGCCGCGTTCCTTCATTCACATAAACTGTGTCCATGAAACAGGCGTTTGTTCCTGTGCCTGGAATAAAATACGCAGGAATAAAAAAATTAggtttaaaataacaattttacattaaaacctatgattttttttctgtttgtgtaCGTTACTTAATTACAtcaaaagatgaaaattattaTAAAGATATAATAAGATTTACCTATAATAAGTCCGATTCGGCATTCTCTATTTTTATGAGCACAAGACATCAAAGTTCCTGTTGTGTCGTTTATAATAGCAACTACATTGACATTCATATCCtataataaagataatttctgattaaaaaataactctcTCTTTTTAAGA
It encodes the following:
- the LOC129219222 gene encoding hexokinase-2-like, which gives rise to MVVGNRRKIEAVTRNLVLTNDQLQKVSVCLLHEFHKGLSLDSHSNAAVKMFPTYVTDVPNGTEQGKFLALDLGGTNFRVLLITLEDEDFQMENEVFGIPESIMLGTGTQLFDHIAECLANFMERQGVKDLRLPLGFTFSFPCKQEGLASARLTGWTKGFKCSGVEGEDVGELLQDAMERRGDMNVNVVAIINDTTGTLMSCAHKNRECRIGLIIGTGTNACFMDTVYVNEGTRPKCRPYMAKLDNDVDLWDGDTVEPRQVIVNTEWGAFGDDGCLNFIRTEYDAEVDKISLNPGKQLFEKMISGMYMGEVARQVLVKLTRDGLLFGGKFSTQLLTPYAFKTKYISMIESDQRNSFDETRNVLNVLGLEYATDLDCNNVKLVCARVSTRAAFLVSAAVATILNKIKRPHTTVGVDGSVYKCHPHFHDLMEKKIEELTEPDYKFDLMLSEDGSGRGAALVAAVAERSR